A stretch of the Mycobacterium sp. ITM-2016-00317 genome encodes the following:
- a CDS encoding amino acid permease, translated as MSSLVSPAEQQPQLRREFSLGSAFAFAFAFISPIVALYGIFGLALSAAGPSFWWGFGLVFGGQFLVALVFATLVSRWPLEGSIYQWSRRLLGSTYGWFAGWVYMWTLVIAMATVALGAAGFTANIVGIEEPSGGTLAWIALLILLAGTAVNLVGRQALKIFMIGSIIAEVIGSVVLGTWLLLFHRHNSLSVLFEGGGAEFDAWAYLSGPFLLAVAFIGWSFVGFESAGSIAEEVHNPRRDLPKAVLFSLGFIALVVAYSSLAIILAIPDLGAVADGAVGDPVYETLTTALGAGIAKPVQVMFVIGFLASFLALQTSASRVIWAYARDGALPAADTLVQLRGKARIPVVAILVTTVLGAGLFLLSIVAGDIYSLMVNFTAGGFYLAFLFPLVGFLVVLLRKAWKPGAFSLRGWTLPVAVVAVTWALLQFLNIAWPRVAFEQRYLDWSVWIGIAVLGVLGAVLYGSVKSRISAPQDLDEPALADD; from the coding sequence ATGTCGTCATTGGTCAGCCCGGCTGAGCAGCAGCCACAGCTACGCCGCGAGTTCTCCCTGGGATCGGCGTTCGCGTTCGCGTTCGCCTTCATCTCCCCGATCGTCGCCCTGTACGGGATCTTCGGGCTGGCGCTGTCGGCCGCCGGGCCGAGCTTCTGGTGGGGCTTCGGCCTGGTGTTCGGCGGTCAGTTCCTGGTCGCGCTGGTGTTCGCCACGCTGGTGTCGCGCTGGCCGCTGGAGGGATCGATCTACCAGTGGTCTCGCCGCCTACTCGGCAGCACCTACGGCTGGTTCGCCGGCTGGGTCTACATGTGGACCCTGGTCATCGCGATGGCCACCGTCGCGCTCGGCGCGGCCGGCTTCACCGCCAACATCGTCGGCATCGAGGAGCCCTCGGGCGGCACCCTGGCCTGGATCGCGCTGCTGATCCTGCTGGCCGGCACCGCCGTGAACCTGGTCGGACGCCAGGCACTGAAGATCTTCATGATCGGCAGCATCATCGCCGAGGTCATCGGCTCCGTGGTGCTGGGCACCTGGCTGCTGCTGTTCCACCGGCACAACTCGCTGTCGGTGCTGTTCGAGGGCGGCGGCGCCGAGTTCGACGCGTGGGCCTACCTCAGTGGCCCGTTCCTGCTCGCGGTCGCGTTCATCGGCTGGTCGTTCGTCGGCTTCGAAAGCGCCGGCTCGATCGCCGAGGAGGTGCACAACCCGCGTCGCGACCTGCCCAAGGCGGTGCTGTTCTCGCTGGGCTTCATCGCGCTGGTGGTCGCCTACTCCAGCCTGGCGATCATCCTGGCCATCCCCGATCTCGGCGCGGTGGCCGACGGCGCGGTCGGTGACCCGGTGTACGAGACACTGACCACCGCGCTGGGCGCAGGCATCGCCAAACCGGTGCAGGTCATGTTCGTCATCGGCTTCCTGGCCAGCTTCCTGGCGCTGCAGACGTCCGCCTCGCGCGTCATCTGGGCCTACGCCCGCGACGGGGCGCTGCCCGCCGCCGACACGCTGGTGCAGCTGCGCGGCAAGGCGCGCATCCCGGTGGTCGCGATTCTGGTGACCACGGTGCTGGGCGCGGGTCTGTTCCTGCTGAGCATCGTCGCCGGCGACATCTACTCGTTGATGGTGAACTTCACCGCGGGCGGCTTCTACCTCGCGTTCCTGTTCCCGCTCGTCGGCTTCCTGGTGGTGCTGCTGCGCAAGGCGTGGAAGCCCGGGGCGTTCTCGTTGCGAGGCTGGACGCTGCCGGTGGCGGTGGTCGCCGTGACCTGGGCTCTGCTGCAGTTCCTCAACATCGCCTGGCCGCGCGTCGCGTTCGAACAGCGCTACCTGGACTGGTCGGTCTGGATCGGCATCGCCGTGCTCGGCGTCCTCGGCGCGGTGCTGTACGGCAGCGTGAAGTCCCGGATCAGCGCACCGCAGGATCTGGACGAGCCGGCACTGGCCGATGACTGA
- a CDS encoding SDR family oxidoreductase — translation MTDRPVALVTGGASGIGAAVVEALTARGYTVGCLDLNPGTAENAVAENTVATDVSDAGAVAAAVSQLRERLGPISAVVTSAGYYEMSPVSEISTDAWHRMLRVHLGGLANVARATLPDLIATGGSLVAVASELAVGGGDEDAHYAAAKGAIIGLVRSLAVETASSGVRVNAVAPGPTDTPLLAPDSPWRASEYLQTLPLRRLTTPAEVARCVEFLICDATFSTGDVVNVNSGAVI, via the coding sequence ATGACTGATCGACCGGTAGCCCTGGTCACCGGCGGCGCCAGCGGCATCGGCGCCGCGGTGGTCGAGGCGCTCACCGCCCGCGGCTACACCGTCGGCTGCCTGGACCTGAATCCGGGAACGGCCGAGAACGCCGTCGCTGAAAATACCGTCGCCACCGACGTTTCCGACGCCGGTGCGGTGGCCGCCGCGGTGTCCCAGCTGCGTGAGCGGCTCGGTCCGATCAGTGCGGTGGTGACCTCCGCCGGCTACTACGAGATGTCACCGGTGTCCGAGATCAGCACCGACGCGTGGCACCGGATGCTGCGCGTGCACCTGGGCGGGCTGGCCAATGTCGCGCGGGCCACCCTGCCGGATCTGATCGCGACCGGCGGATCGCTGGTCGCCGTGGCCAGTGAACTCGCCGTCGGCGGCGGCGACGAGGACGCGCACTACGCCGCGGCCAAGGGAGCGATCATCGGCCTGGTTCGCAGCCTGGCCGTCGAGACTGCCAGCAGCGGGGTTCGGGTTAATGCGGTCGCCCCCGGACCCACCGACACCCCGCTGCTGGCCCCCGACTCACCCTGGCGCGCAAGCGAATACCTGCAGACGCTGCCGCTGCGTCGGCTCACCACCCCGGCCGAGGTGGCTCGCTGCGTCGAGTTCCTGATCTGCGACGCCACCTTCAGCACCGGAGACGTCGTCAACGTCAACTCGGGAGCGGTCATATGA
- a CDS encoding SDR family oxidoreductase: MSTDLRGRVALVTGAAQGMGAAHARRLAAAGATVAVNDLHDSDALTALATEIGGLTAPGDVSDPLQCQAIAAHVAATTGRLDILVANHAYMTMAPLLEHDENDWWKVVDTNLGGTFFLVQSVLPYMRDAGAGRVVVITSEWGVTGWPEATAYAAAKSGLISLVKTLGRELAREHIIVNAVAPGVIDTPQLQVDADAAGVDLAQIHRRYAEAIPMGRIGAADEIAAAVELLSDFTMEAVVGQVISCNGGSTRTRA; encoded by the coding sequence ATGAGCACGGATCTGCGCGGCCGGGTCGCACTGGTCACCGGCGCCGCCCAGGGCATGGGCGCCGCACACGCCCGGCGGCTGGCCGCCGCCGGCGCCACGGTCGCGGTCAACGACCTGCACGACAGTGACGCGCTCACCGCGCTGGCCACCGAGATCGGCGGCCTCACCGCGCCCGGTGACGTCTCCGATCCGCTGCAGTGCCAGGCGATCGCCGCGCACGTCGCGGCCACCACGGGCCGACTCGACATCCTGGTGGCCAACCACGCGTACATGACGATGGCCCCGCTGCTCGAACACGACGAGAACGACTGGTGGAAGGTCGTCGACACCAACCTCGGCGGCACCTTCTTCCTGGTGCAGAGCGTGCTGCCGTACATGCGCGACGCCGGAGCGGGCCGCGTCGTGGTCATCACCAGCGAATGGGGGGTGACGGGCTGGCCCGAGGCGACCGCCTACGCGGCGGCCAAGTCCGGGCTGATCTCCCTGGTCAAGACGCTGGGCCGGGAGCTCGCACGCGAGCACATCATCGTCAACGCGGTGGCGCCCGGCGTGATCGACACCCCGCAGCTGCAGGTGGACGCCGACGCCGCAGGCGTTGACCTCGCGCAGATCCACCGCCGCTACGCCGAGGCGATCCCGATGGGGCGCATCGGCGCCGCCGACGAGATCGCCGCCGCGGTCGAGCTGCTGTCCGACTTCACCATGGAAGCTGTGGTCGGACAGGTCATCTCGTGCAATGGCGGCTCCACGCGCACGCGGGCATAG
- the speB gene encoding agmatinase, with amino-acid sequence MDEENSVHNDPRIVSESGVLGQIDAQQVPRYAGFGTFARLPQRHEVADHDIAVIGVPFDSGVTYRPGARFGPAAIRQASRLLKPYHPALEVSPFAAAQVVDAGDIAANPFDITAAVDQIKDGILGLVTRPEQRFVLLGGDHTIALPALQAVNELHGPVALVHFDAHLDTWDTYFGAPCTHGTPFRRASEQGLIVKGHSAHVGIRGSLYDAKDLLDDEELGFTVVHCRDIDRIGVDGVIERVLDRVGDHPVYVSIDIDVLDPAFAPGTGTPEIGGMTSRELVAVLRAMRALNIVGADVVEVAPSYDHAEVTAVASANLAYELISLMVG; translated from the coding sequence ATGGACGAGGAGAATTCAGTGCACAACGACCCGCGGATCGTCTCGGAATCCGGCGTGCTCGGCCAGATCGACGCCCAGCAGGTGCCGCGCTACGCCGGGTTCGGCACGTTTGCACGGCTGCCCCAGCGGCACGAGGTCGCCGACCACGACATCGCGGTGATCGGCGTCCCGTTCGACAGCGGCGTCACCTACCGTCCCGGTGCCCGGTTCGGCCCGGCCGCGATCCGCCAGGCGTCCCGGCTGCTCAAGCCCTATCACCCGGCCCTGGAGGTGTCGCCGTTCGCGGCCGCCCAGGTGGTCGACGCCGGCGACATCGCGGCGAACCCGTTCGACATCACCGCCGCGGTGGACCAGATCAAGGACGGGATCCTGGGCCTGGTGACCCGTCCTGAACAGCGCTTCGTGCTGCTCGGCGGCGACCACACCATCGCGCTGCCCGCGCTCCAGGCCGTCAACGAACTGCACGGCCCGGTCGCGTTGGTGCACTTCGACGCCCACCTCGACACCTGGGACACCTACTTCGGCGCGCCGTGCACCCACGGCACCCCGTTCCGCCGCGCCTCCGAGCAGGGGCTCATCGTCAAGGGCCACTCCGCGCACGTCGGCATCCGCGGTTCGCTCTACGACGCGAAGGATCTGCTCGACGACGAAGAACTCGGCTTCACCGTGGTGCACTGCCGCGACATCGACCGCATCGGGGTCGACGGGGTGATCGAGCGGGTCCTGGACCGGGTCGGCGACCACCCGGTGTACGTGTCGATCGACATCGACGTGCTCGACCCGGCGTTCGCGCCGGGCACCGGCACCCCCGAGATCGGCGGCATGACCAGCCGCGAACTGGTCGCGGTGCTGCGCGCGATGCGCGCTCTGAACATCGTCGGCGCCGACGTCGTCGAGGTGGCGCCGTCCTACGACCACGCGGAGGTCACCGCGGTGGCCAGCGCGAACCTTGCCTACGAGTTGATCAGCCTTATGGTCGGTTGA
- a CDS encoding polysaccharide deacetylase: protein MERFLWPAGKVAAAAFTFDVDAESAILWGNESVGARMSVMSHQAYGPLVGIPRILDLLDQHQIPSTFFVPGHTADRYPEAVRSIVAAGHEIAHHGYLHEQPTALTLEEEIDALDRGLAALAEVAGVRPVGYRAPMWDLSWRTPALLAERDFLYDSSLMDADHPYELAVTPGGEQSLVEIPIQWALDDWEQYCFLPDISGSGLIESPRKARELWQLEFDALRRVGGCWVLTNHPFLTGRASRAAELGELMRYVLDHDDVWVTNLGRVAEHVRTLGLPVRSITPPDVPR from the coding sequence ATGGAGCGCTTTCTCTGGCCGGCCGGCAAGGTCGCCGCGGCCGCGTTCACCTTCGACGTCGACGCCGAGTCGGCGATCCTGTGGGGCAACGAGAGCGTCGGGGCGCGGATGAGCGTGATGAGCCACCAGGCCTACGGCCCGCTGGTCGGCATCCCCCGGATCCTGGATCTGCTTGATCAGCACCAGATTCCGTCGACGTTCTTCGTCCCCGGGCACACCGCCGACCGGTACCCGGAGGCGGTGCGCAGCATCGTCGCCGCAGGCCACGAGATCGCCCACCACGGGTATCTGCACGAGCAGCCCACCGCGCTGACGCTGGAGGAGGAGATCGACGCGCTGGACCGCGGCCTGGCCGCCCTGGCCGAGGTCGCCGGCGTGCGCCCGGTCGGCTACCGGGCGCCGATGTGGGACCTGTCCTGGCGCACCCCGGCCCTGCTGGCCGAACGCGACTTCCTGTACGACTCCAGCCTGATGGACGCCGACCATCCCTACGAGCTGGCCGTCACGCCGGGCGGGGAGCAGTCGCTGGTGGAGATCCCGATCCAGTGGGCGCTCGACGACTGGGAGCAGTACTGCTTCCTGCCGGACATCTCCGGCAGCGGGCTGATCGAGAGCCCCCGCAAGGCCCGTGAGTTGTGGCAGCTGGAGTTCGACGCGCTGCGCCGGGTCGGCGGCTGCTGGGTGCTGACCAACCATCCGTTCCTGACGGGCCGGGCGTCGCGGGCCGCGGAGCTGGGCGAGCTGATGCGTTACGTGCTCGACCACGATGACGTGTGGGTGACGAACCTCGGCAGGGTGGCCGAACACGTTCGCACCCTTGGTCTTCCGGTGCGCTCGATCACCCCGCCCGACGTGCCGCGCTGA
- a CDS encoding ChaB family protein, translating to MPKTTKSGKAKEDELPSTLQRSDDKAKRTFAKTHDSAAEEYGEGERAHRVAYSALKHSYEKVGDHWEEKDQRGPSDRRAESGGPQARGESAEGVDANASKKHLVEVARRLDISGRSKMTKDELVDAIKKANRRESRNN from the coding sequence ATGCCGAAGACGACGAAATCCGGCAAGGCCAAAGAGGACGAGCTGCCGAGCACCCTGCAGCGCTCTGACGACAAGGCCAAGCGCACCTTCGCCAAGACGCACGACTCGGCCGCTGAGGAGTACGGCGAAGGCGAACGGGCCCACCGCGTCGCCTACAGCGCGCTCAAACACAGCTACGAGAAGGTCGGTGACCACTGGGAGGAGAAGGACCAGCGCGGCCCGTCGGACAGGCGTGCCGAAAGCGGCGGACCTCAGGCCCGGGGCGAATCCGCGGAGGGCGTCGACGCCAACGCATCCAAGAAGCACCTCGTGGAGGTGGCCCGCCGTCTCGACATCAGCGGCCGCTCGAAGATGACCAAGGACGAACTCGTCGACGCGATCAAGAAGGCGAATCGGCGGGAAAGCCGCAACAACTAA
- a CDS encoding aldehyde dehydrogenase family protein, with amino-acid sequence MTVLDPRSGEAVTRVSVSGPDECDAAVARAHSAFPAWARTPAAERGAALHAAADAVADAADELARCNERETGKPYDDALGGVQAGIGTLRQYAELGPVHRGRSLHGSWAATDLMVPEPRGVVALLTPWNDPVAVAAGLVGAALATGNTVVHKPSERCPGTGRRFAELVAGCLPAGVLETVDGEASVGARLTGHADVDLVAHVGSSVTGRVIARACADRGAKALLENGGNDALIIDADVAPTWAAQQAALGSFANAGQICVAVERIYVVAPQAQPFLNALIEQAGQWANRLGPLVDDRHREHVHSHVADAVRRGARALSGGQVPPGPGAFYPPTVLTDCTPEMLVFREETFGPVAAVRVVPDFDTAVSEAADDRFGLAATVLTADMARAQDAARALPVGTVKINAVFGGAPGGSAQPRRASGSGFGYGPELLDEMTTMKVLHWSPPETP; translated from the coding sequence CTGACCGTCCTGGACCCCCGGAGCGGCGAGGCCGTCACCCGGGTCAGCGTCTCCGGACCCGACGAGTGCGATGCGGCCGTCGCACGCGCCCACAGCGCGTTTCCGGCCTGGGCGCGCACTCCCGCGGCCGAGCGCGGCGCGGCGCTGCACGCGGCGGCCGATGCCGTCGCCGACGCCGCCGACGAACTCGCCCGCTGCAACGAACGCGAGACCGGAAAGCCCTACGACGATGCCCTCGGCGGTGTGCAGGCCGGCATCGGCACCCTTCGGCAGTACGCCGAACTCGGTCCCGTGCACCGCGGGCGCAGCCTGCACGGCTCCTGGGCGGCCACCGACCTGATGGTCCCCGAACCGCGCGGTGTCGTCGCGTTGCTCACCCCGTGGAATGATCCCGTCGCGGTCGCGGCCGGACTCGTCGGCGCGGCGCTCGCAACGGGAAACACCGTGGTGCACAAGCCCAGTGAACGCTGTCCGGGCACCGGACGACGGTTCGCCGAGCTGGTCGCCGGGTGCCTGCCCGCCGGGGTGCTTGAGACCGTCGACGGCGAGGCGAGCGTCGGCGCCCGGCTCACCGGCCATGCCGACGTAGACCTGGTGGCCCACGTCGGCAGCAGCGTCACCGGCCGCGTGATCGCCCGGGCGTGCGCAGACCGCGGCGCCAAGGCGCTGCTGGAGAACGGCGGCAACGACGCGCTGATCATCGACGCCGACGTGGCCCCCACCTGGGCCGCCCAGCAGGCCGCGCTCGGCTCCTTCGCCAACGCCGGGCAGATCTGCGTCGCCGTCGAGCGCATCTACGTCGTCGCTCCGCAGGCCCAGCCGTTCCTCAACGCCCTCATCGAGCAGGCCGGGCAGTGGGCGAACCGGCTCGGCCCGTTGGTCGATGACCGGCACCGCGAGCACGTGCACAGCCACGTCGCCGACGCGGTCCGGCGCGGTGCCCGGGCCCTGTCCGGCGGTCAGGTGCCGCCCGGACCCGGCGCGTTCTATCCACCGACCGTGCTGACCGACTGCACACCCGAGATGCTGGTCTTCCGCGAGGAGACCTTCGGTCCGGTCGCCGCGGTGCGGGTGGTGCCCGACTTCGACACGGCGGTGTCCGAAGCCGCCGACGACAGGTTCGGTCTGGCCGCCACCGTGCTGACCGCCGACATGGCGCGTGCGCAGGACGCCGCCCGCGCGCTACCCGTCGGAACGGTCAAGATCAACGCGGTGTTCGGCGGAGCCCCCGGCGGCAGTGCACAGCCGCGGCGCGCCAGTGGAAGCGGATTCGGCTACGGCCCCGAGCTGCTCGACGAGATGACCACGATGAAGGTCCTGCACTGGTCTCCGCCGGAAACCCCCTGA
- a CDS encoding PfkB family carbohydrate kinase: MTRVLRVWSGMPTVMGVVVIGQMGRDLVLRTAKWPAEGGSEPVLERLERLGGKGANQAVGLAQLGVPVSLVGVAGCDQDGQALCAQAAADGVDVTHVARRGRTALLVTLLGGPPHRRLFEDIPESALLTVDDIDRAGAALDDCDTLSIQLQQPVEVVLAAARRARRAGALVVADGAVAADAVADLLSAVDVLRADAHEAELLAGEPVPSVGAARALASRLLAGGPALVALAVPGVGDLIAWADGHCLFPYPDVPVRDRTGAGDAFMAGLIAVLRRGGSAVAAGDMATRAAGATVTRVGGRPDLSDLRQ; the protein is encoded by the coding sequence GTGACACGTGTACTTCGCGTGTGGTCGGGCATGCCGACGGTCATGGGCGTGGTGGTGATCGGGCAGATGGGGCGCGACCTTGTGTTGCGCACAGCGAAGTGGCCGGCCGAGGGCGGATCGGAGCCGGTGCTGGAGCGGCTGGAGCGGCTCGGCGGCAAGGGGGCCAATCAGGCCGTCGGACTGGCTCAGCTGGGGGTGCCGGTCTCCCTGGTCGGTGTGGCGGGGTGCGACCAGGACGGGCAGGCCCTGTGCGCACAGGCGGCCGCCGACGGTGTCGACGTCACGCATGTGGCGCGGCGGGGTCGCACGGCACTGTTGGTGACCCTGCTCGGCGGGCCGCCTCACCGGCGGCTGTTCGAGGACATTCCGGAGTCGGCGCTGCTGACCGTCGACGACATCGACCGCGCGGGTGCGGCGTTGGACGACTGCGACACGCTCTCGATCCAGCTTCAGCAACCCGTCGAGGTCGTGCTGGCAGCTGCCCGGCGAGCGCGGCGGGCGGGAGCGCTGGTGGTCGCCGACGGAGCCGTCGCCGCGGACGCCGTCGCGGATCTGCTGTCAGCGGTCGATGTGCTTCGTGCCGACGCGCACGAGGCCGAACTGCTCGCCGGTGAGCCCGTGCCGTCGGTGGGTGCGGCGCGTGCGCTGGCCTCGCGCCTGCTCGCCGGGGGGCCGGCACTGGTTGCGCTCGCGGTGCCCGGCGTCGGTGATCTCATCGCGTGGGCGGACGGGCATTGTCTGTTCCCGTACCCGGACGTGCCGGTCCGCGATCGCACCGGGGCGGGGGATGCATTCATGGCGGGTCTGATCGCGGTGCTGCGACGGGGCGGCTCTGCGGTCGCGGCCGGTGACATGGCAACCAGGGCGGCCGGCGCGACCGTGACTCGGGTGGGTGGGCGTCCTGATCTGTCGGATCTGCGACAGTGA
- a CDS encoding DEAD/DEAH box helicase codes for MTRRGQLDEVAERLFGWPELRSEQRAAMQALLDGRDVLAVMPTGAGKSAIYQVPAVLLDGTTVVVSPLISLQQDQIDALNAGGAVQAAAVNSRQSDSANEHSWEALRKGAATYLFVSPEQLLNDDVLARVRELGVRLVAVDEAHCVSAWGHDFRPGYLRIADAVERIGADRPPVVALTATASPVVRADIVEHLRLREPVVVATGFDRPNIRLEVETHLDDRHKRDAVLEAATTLGRPGLVYTATRRTPRPTRRSCGSGVSGPPRITQV; via the coding sequence ATGACCCGACGTGGACAACTGGACGAGGTGGCCGAACGGCTCTTTGGGTGGCCAGAACTGCGCAGCGAGCAGCGGGCCGCGATGCAGGCCCTGCTCGACGGCCGCGACGTGCTCGCGGTCATGCCGACCGGTGCGGGTAAATCCGCGATCTACCAGGTGCCCGCCGTGCTGCTGGACGGGACCACGGTCGTCGTGTCGCCGCTGATCTCCTTGCAGCAGGACCAGATCGACGCCCTGAACGCCGGCGGCGCCGTCCAAGCAGCCGCCGTGAACTCCCGCCAGAGCGACAGCGCGAACGAGCACAGCTGGGAGGCGTTGCGCAAGGGCGCTGCCACCTACCTGTTCGTGTCACCCGAACAACTGTTGAACGACGACGTGCTGGCCAGGGTCCGGGAGCTCGGCGTGCGCCTCGTGGCCGTCGACGAGGCGCACTGCGTGTCGGCGTGGGGGCACGACTTCCGTCCCGGCTACCTGCGGATCGCCGACGCCGTCGAGCGCATCGGTGCCGACCGGCCGCCGGTGGTCGCGCTGACGGCGACGGCGTCCCCGGTCGTCCGCGCCGACATCGTCGAACACCTCCGGTTGCGGGAACCGGTGGTGGTGGCGACGGGGTTCGACAGGCCCAACATCCGCCTTGAGGTCGAAACCCACCTCGACGACCGCCACAAGCGCGACGCCGTGCTGGAGGCCGCGACCACGCTGGGCCGACCGGGCCTGGTGTACACCGCGACTCGAAGGACGCCGAGGCCTACGCGACGCAGCTGCGGGAGCGGGGTGTCGGGGCCGCCGCGTATCACGCAGGTCTGA
- a CDS encoding helicase-related protein: MRERGVGAAAYHAGLRSAEKDEVHRGFRDDTYDVVVATSAFGMGIDKPNVRFVVHAAVPDSLDSYYQQVGRAGRDGEPAVARLAYRAEDLSLARFFASGAPDEGHLRAVLDALSTSKPKRLKQLREELGVRGRALTQAVNLLEQAAAITSGRRGFTAAEVDTESAVRRAVGIAEAAERVDRTRVEMLRGYAETTDCRRRNLLAYFGESLTEPCGNCDCCDEPATRSATGESAVPPNSAVRHREWGHGVVLGGEPDRITVLFDEYGYRTLSMAAVEEGDVLTVLE; this comes from the coding sequence CTGCGGGAGCGGGGTGTCGGGGCCGCCGCGTATCACGCAGGTCTGAGGTCGGCGGAGAAGGACGAGGTGCACCGGGGCTTCCGCGACGACACGTACGACGTGGTGGTCGCGACGTCGGCGTTCGGGATGGGCATCGACAAGCCCAATGTCCGGTTCGTCGTGCACGCCGCGGTGCCGGACTCGCTGGACAGCTACTACCAGCAGGTGGGACGAGCCGGCCGGGACGGCGAGCCCGCGGTGGCCCGGCTGGCCTACCGCGCCGAGGACCTTTCCCTGGCGCGCTTCTTCGCCTCCGGCGCCCCGGACGAAGGGCATCTGCGCGCGGTCCTGGATGCGTTGTCGACGTCGAAGCCGAAGCGGCTCAAGCAGTTGCGTGAGGAACTGGGCGTACGCGGCCGCGCGTTGACCCAGGCGGTCAACCTGCTGGAGCAGGCGGCGGCGATCACCTCGGGACGCCGCGGCTTCACCGCCGCCGAGGTCGACACCGAGTCGGCCGTGCGGCGCGCGGTGGGCATCGCCGAGGCGGCCGAACGGGTGGACCGGACCCGGGTCGAGATGCTGCGGGGATACGCCGAGACGACGGACTGCCGGCGACGTAATCTGCTCGCCTACTTCGGGGAGTCGTTGACCGAGCCGTGTGGTAACTGCGACTGCTGCGACGAGCCGGCAACGCGTTCCGCCACGGGGGAGTCGGCGGTGCCGCCCAACAGCGCTGTGCGCCACCGCGAATGGGGCCATGGCGTGGTGCTCGGCGGCGAGCCCGACCGGATCACGGTGTTGTTCGACGAGTACGGCTACCGCACGCTGTCGATGGCCGCCGTCGAGGAGGGCGACGTGCTGACCGTGCTGGAGTGA
- a CDS encoding zinc-binding dehydrogenase translates to MLKPGGLAISVVGPPDPNFARQLAKPYLAPVMWFMSRNIRNLAKKLGVRYSFLFMRADGAQLAHLAGLYEQGTLNPVLDRTFPFDQTLEAMAYVEQGRAKGKIVTTQ, encoded by the coding sequence ATCCTCAAGCCGGGAGGGCTGGCGATCAGCGTTGTCGGCCCACCCGATCCGAACTTCGCGCGCCAGCTGGCCAAACCGTACCTTGCACCGGTGATGTGGTTCATGAGCAGAAATATCCGAAACCTCGCCAAGAAACTCGGAGTTCGCTACTCGTTCCTGTTCATGCGCGCCGACGGCGCACAACTGGCACACCTCGCCGGACTCTACGAGCAAGGAACACTCAACCCGGTCCTGGATCGCACCTTCCCCTTCGACCAAACCCTCGAAGCGATGGCCTATGTCGAGCAGGGGCGGGCAAAAGGAAAGATCGTCACCACGCAATAG
- a CDS encoding NADP-dependent oxidoreductase, with protein MKAFMVDHYGQDGLVLADTPAPKPGPCDVLVDVRAASINPLDKMVRNGEFKQLLKYKLPFVLGHDLAGVVVEVGAGVRGFAVGDEVFSRPRDLRIGTFAELIAVDQDDIARKPARLSFAEAAAVPLVALAAWQVLVDTAHVTPGAKVLIHAGAGGLGSTVIQVAKHLGAFVATTAGPKDLTKVRELGADIAIDYTTQDFTEEISGFDVVVDSLGTASLRSPSPSSSREGWRSALSAHPIRTSRASWPNRTLHR; from the coding sequence ATGAAGGCCTTCATGGTCGACCACTACGGACAGGACGGCCTCGTGCTCGCGGACACCCCCGCCCCGAAGCCGGGGCCGTGCGATGTGCTCGTCGACGTCCGTGCGGCAAGCATCAATCCGCTCGACAAGATGGTCCGCAACGGCGAGTTCAAGCAACTCCTCAAGTACAAGCTGCCCTTCGTGCTCGGTCATGACCTCGCAGGGGTGGTCGTCGAGGTCGGGGCGGGCGTGCGCGGCTTCGCAGTCGGCGATGAGGTCTTCTCCCGGCCGCGAGACCTCCGAATCGGCACGTTCGCCGAGCTGATCGCCGTTGACCAAGACGACATCGCGCGCAAGCCCGCGCGGCTGAGCTTCGCCGAGGCCGCCGCGGTACCACTGGTTGCCCTCGCCGCCTGGCAGGTGCTCGTCGACACCGCACACGTCACACCCGGCGCCAAGGTCCTCATCCACGCCGGCGCAGGCGGACTCGGCTCGACAGTCATCCAAGTCGCCAAGCACCTCGGCGCGTTCGTCGCGACCACCGCCGGCCCCAAGGACCTCACCAAGGTCCGCGAACTCGGCGCAGACATCGCGATCGACTACACCACCCAGGACTTCACCGAAGAGATCTCCGGCTTCGACGTCGTCGTCGACTCCCTCGGCACGGCAAGCCTCAGAAGTCCCTCACCATCCTCAAGCCGGGAGGGCTGGCGATCAGCGTTGTCGGCCCACCCGATCCGAACTTCGCGCGCCAGCTGGCCAAACCGTACCTTGCACCGGTGA